Proteins co-encoded in one Osmerus mordax isolate fOsmMor3 chromosome 11, fOsmMor3.pri, whole genome shotgun sequence genomic window:
- the si:ch211-149e23.4 gene encoding uncharacterized protein si:ch211-149e23.4 isoform X2: protein MVVRFIFLSFNDSNMEGSGLFILGFVLYVTHCLEMLGATKPDIEMTHNVTGVLGEDVYLHCQYLGQNNIIYALWKRQIDSKLKRLTGYHNNKAFTKDPDFSSPASATNLTVRMSVSSLEAEGEYICVFVSDEEEFTDTMVLNVLARPVIQTSVTEETANGTHYQSVTCSAVNGKPRPEVRWMIRGTPVEMTNTSHTNGTVTVRSVLRFPTHLQDQDRVTCEVQHPTLPEPAFVTVNVETFVAPNVTIETDLVMEEGVDIWKITCRVYGGRPKAGISLALPIRQEDERGPWREWGTISDTQASSYHLPARLYEGQNITCVFDHPMFTHRELRTVTLPAFYLSAVQLVNSESTGNYNKNQAMKAVVLKEGHGNSTITLQVIGDVPRYTVICIKDDGPLPEGMEVTGSVLGVQGPVELTHAGLYECEASYQHLKASVKLNVTVSAHEKQPVLVTPRIRIDTQERLEDRLIECLAAEAVPAANLSWLLPEGVSGLHWSNFTSHNGTHSVRAVLVLPVCLQQELSVKCMIDHPAFEKPKSRRITLPVCAPANITIDSSSEWEDSTAYTQVQCSVDSPHPLATVSWSVGSRETRALHGVQILPEVHASGRVSVQSRVRFPTAMFSGQNVTCAVEHASLERTERRHILVPELGPVMSVSVRKQTHSSLWLAECEYRGEGVGVHLSWVLAKNTTCQTSSSLHSYYEGLQLHTRLTYEFPLALYEGQDLTCLIQNEHGLKARRTAHVPIYDISFIRVLNQTTPLNRPHGRDFIIHRLALQENVHGQRVLFRVIGSVPTYNLTCHRSDGSVALVEGSALVFPSAVTERETGLYTCQASFYHHKATTLIQLEINSEDQELMYLVIVCFSTAMAVTLLVIVTLCVFCKSSEAHQPSPKKRESLAALTSLMQGPCSPDLRKPAVGSEEGQQYVHFLSYNIILDVKSTV, encoded by the exons ATGGTAGTGAGattcatctttctttctttcaatgacAGCAACATGGAAGGCTCAGGGCTGTTCATCTTGGGCTTTGTCCTATATGTTACTCACTGCTTGGAAATGCTGG GAGCAACGAAGCCAGACATTGAGATGACTCATAATGTAACcggagtcctgggagaggacgtgTACCTGCACTGTCAATACTTGGGGCAGAATAACATCATCTATGCCCTGTGGAAACGCCAGATTGACTCCAAGCTGAAGCGGCTGACAGGTTATCACAACAACAAGGCCTTCACCAAAGACCCCGACTTCTCTTCCCCTGCATCAGCCACCAACCTGACTGTGAGGATGAGCGTGTCCAGCCTCGAAGCTGAGGGAGagtacatctgtgtgtttgtttctgacgAGGAGGAGTTCACTGACACCATGGTCCTCAATGTCTTAG CTCGGCCAGTAATCCAAACATCAGTGACGGAAGAGACAGCCAATGGCACCCACTACCAGTCTGTCACCTGCTCTGCTGTCAATGGTAAACCCAGGCCTGAGGTCAGGTGGATGATCCGGGGGACCCCTGTGGAGATGACAAACACCAGCCACACCAATGGCACTGTCACAGTGCGCAGTGTGCTCCGCTTCCCCACTCACCTGCAGGACCAGGACAGGGTGACATGTGAGGTCCAGCACCCTACCCTGCCAGAACCGGCCTTCGTCACTGTGAATGTGGAGACCTTCG tggctccAAATGTGACCATAGAGACAGACTtggtgatggaagagggtgTGGATATCTGGAAGATCACATGCAGGGTGTATGGTGGAAGACCCAAGGCTGGCATCTCCCTGGCATTGCCCATCCGCCAGGAGGATGAGCGTGGTCCGTGGAGGGAGTGGGGCACCATTTCCGATACCCAGGCCAGCTCATACCACCTCCCAGCAAGGCTGTATGAGGGACAGAATATAACCTGTGTGTTTGACCACCCCATGTTCACCCACAGGGAGCTACGGACTGTCACTCTGCCAGCTTTCT ATTTGTCAGCTGTGCAGTTGGTTAACTCAGAGTCTACAGGAAATTACAACAAAAACCAGGCCATGAAAGCAGTGGTGTTAAAGGAGGGGCATGGTAACAGCACCATCACCCTTCAGGTCATCGGAGATGTTCCACGTTACACTGTGATCTGCATCAA AGATGACGGGCCCTTACCAGAGGGTATGGAGGTAACTGGCAGTGTCCTCGGGGTTCAGGGCCCAGTAGAGCTGACCCATGCAGGCCTGTACGAGTGTGAGGCCTCCTACCAACACCTAAAGGCCTCTGTCAAACTGAACGTCACTGTCAGCGCACATGAAAAGCAACCTG tgctTGTTACTCCCAGAATAAGGATTGATACACAGGAAAGACTTGAAGACAGACTCATTGAGTGTCTGGCTGCCGAGGCCGTCCCTGCCGCCAACCTGTCCTGGCTACTTCCTGAGGGTGTGTCCGGGCTCCACTGGTCCAATTTCACGTCCCATAATGGAACACACTCAGTCAGGGCTGTGTTAgtcttgcctgtctgcctacaACAGGAGCTCAGTGTGAAGTGCATGATAGATCATCCAGCCTTCGAGAAGCCAAAAAGCAGACGCATAACACTCCCTGTGTGTG CCCCTGCTAACATCACCATAGATTCCAGTTCAGAATGGGAGGACAGCACAGCATATACACAAGTGCAGTGCAGTGTGGACAGTCCTCACCCTTTGGCCACAGTGTCTTGGAGTGTCGGGAGCCGTGAGACCAGGGCCCTGCATGGGGTCCAGATCCTGCCTGAGGTGCATGCGAGTGGTCGTGTGTCTGTCCAGAGTAGGGTGAGATTCCCTACCGCCATGTTCTCTGGTCAGAATGTAACTTGTGCGGTGGAGCATGCTAGTCTGGAGAGAACTGAGAGGAGACACATACTGGTGCCGGAGCTGG GCCCAgtgatgagtgtgtctgtgaggaagcagacacactcctctctctggctAGCAGAATGTGAGTACAGGGGGGAGGGTGTTGGGGTACACCTCTCCTGGGTCCTAGCAAAGAACACCACATGCCaaacctcatcctccctccactcGTACTACGAGGGCCTACAACTGCACACAAGACTGACCTATGAGTTCCCGTTGGCTCTGTATGAGGGACAGGACCTAACCTGTCTCATTCAAAATGAACATGGGCTGAAAGCGAGAAGGACAGCACATGTTCCCATATATG ACATCTCATTTATCAGAGTACTGAATCAGACCACTCCACTTAACAGACCTCACGGAAGGGATTTCATCATACACAGACTAGCTTTGCAGGAGAACGTCCACGGCCAGAGAGTCCTGTTCAGAGTCATTGGCAGTGTGCCCACCTACAACCTCACCTGTCATAG GAGTGATGGCTCAGTGGCCCTGGTGGAGGGTTCAGCCTTGGTGTTTCCTTCtgcggtgacagagagagaaacaggcctGTACACCTGCCAGGCGTCCTTCTACCACCACAAGGCCACGACACTTATTCAGCTGGAGATCAACAGTGAAGACCAAGAGCTTA TGTACCTTGTCATTGTTTGCTTCTCTACGGCCATGGCGGTCACACTCCTCGTCATCGTCACtctctgtgtgttctg CAAAAGCAGTGAAGCACACCAGCCATCACCAAAG AAGCGTGAGTCTCTGGCCGCCCTGACCAGCCTGATGCAGGGTCCCTGCTCTCCTGACCTGAGGAAGCCTGCCGTGGGCTCAGAGGAAGGCCAGCAATATGTCCACTTTTTGAGCTATAATATCATCCTTGATGTTAAGTCCACTGTCTAA
- the si:ch211-149e23.4 gene encoding uncharacterized protein si:ch211-149e23.4 isoform X1 → MVVRFIFLSFNDSNMEGSGLFILGFVLYVTHCLEMLGATKPDIEMTHNVTGVLGEDVYLHCQYLGQNNIIYALWKRQIDSKLKRLTGYHNNKAFTKDPDFSSPASATNLTVRMSVSSLEAEGEYICVFVSDEEEFTDTMVLNVLARPVIQTSVTEETANGTHYQSVTCSAVNGKPRPEVRWMIRGTPVEMTNTSHTNGTVTVRSVLRFPTHLQDQDRVTCEVQHPTLPEPAFVTVNVETFVAPNVTIETDLVMEEGVDIWKITCRVYGGRPKAGISLALPIRQEDERGPWREWGTISDTQASSYHLPARLYEGQNITCVFDHPMFTHRELRTVTLPAFYLSAVQLVNSESTGNYNKNQAMKAVVLKEGHGNSTITLQVIGDVPRYTVICIKDDGPLPEGMEVTGSVLGVQGPVELTHAGLYECEASYQHLKASVKLNVTVSAHEKQPVLVTPRIRIDTQERLEDRLIECLAAEAVPAANLSWLLPEGVSGLHWSNFTSHNGTHSVRAVLVLPVCLQQELSVKCMIDHPAFEKPKSRRITLPVCAPANITIDSSSEWEDSTAYTQVQCSVDSPHPLATVSWSVGSRETRALHGVQILPEVHASGRVSVQSRVRFPTAMFSGQNVTCAVEHASLERTERRHILVPELEGPVMSVSVRKQTHSSLWLAECEYRGEGVGVHLSWVLAKNTTCQTSSSLHSYYEGLQLHTRLTYEFPLALYEGQDLTCLIQNEHGLKARRTAHVPIYDISFIRVLNQTTPLNRPHGRDFIIHRLALQENVHGQRVLFRVIGSVPTYNLTCHRSDGSVALVEGSALVFPSAVTERETGLYTCQASFYHHKATTLIQLEINSEDQELMYLVIVCFSTAMAVTLLVIVTLCVFCKSSEAHQPSPKKRESLAALTSLMQGPCSPDLRKPAVGSEEGQQYVHFLSYNIILDVKSTV, encoded by the exons ATGGTAGTGAGattcatctttctttctttcaatgacAGCAACATGGAAGGCTCAGGGCTGTTCATCTTGGGCTTTGTCCTATATGTTACTCACTGCTTGGAAATGCTGG GAGCAACGAAGCCAGACATTGAGATGACTCATAATGTAACcggagtcctgggagaggacgtgTACCTGCACTGTCAATACTTGGGGCAGAATAACATCATCTATGCCCTGTGGAAACGCCAGATTGACTCCAAGCTGAAGCGGCTGACAGGTTATCACAACAACAAGGCCTTCACCAAAGACCCCGACTTCTCTTCCCCTGCATCAGCCACCAACCTGACTGTGAGGATGAGCGTGTCCAGCCTCGAAGCTGAGGGAGagtacatctgtgtgtttgtttctgacgAGGAGGAGTTCACTGACACCATGGTCCTCAATGTCTTAG CTCGGCCAGTAATCCAAACATCAGTGACGGAAGAGACAGCCAATGGCACCCACTACCAGTCTGTCACCTGCTCTGCTGTCAATGGTAAACCCAGGCCTGAGGTCAGGTGGATGATCCGGGGGACCCCTGTGGAGATGACAAACACCAGCCACACCAATGGCACTGTCACAGTGCGCAGTGTGCTCCGCTTCCCCACTCACCTGCAGGACCAGGACAGGGTGACATGTGAGGTCCAGCACCCTACCCTGCCAGAACCGGCCTTCGTCACTGTGAATGTGGAGACCTTCG tggctccAAATGTGACCATAGAGACAGACTtggtgatggaagagggtgTGGATATCTGGAAGATCACATGCAGGGTGTATGGTGGAAGACCCAAGGCTGGCATCTCCCTGGCATTGCCCATCCGCCAGGAGGATGAGCGTGGTCCGTGGAGGGAGTGGGGCACCATTTCCGATACCCAGGCCAGCTCATACCACCTCCCAGCAAGGCTGTATGAGGGACAGAATATAACCTGTGTGTTTGACCACCCCATGTTCACCCACAGGGAGCTACGGACTGTCACTCTGCCAGCTTTCT ATTTGTCAGCTGTGCAGTTGGTTAACTCAGAGTCTACAGGAAATTACAACAAAAACCAGGCCATGAAAGCAGTGGTGTTAAAGGAGGGGCATGGTAACAGCACCATCACCCTTCAGGTCATCGGAGATGTTCCACGTTACACTGTGATCTGCATCAA AGATGACGGGCCCTTACCAGAGGGTATGGAGGTAACTGGCAGTGTCCTCGGGGTTCAGGGCCCAGTAGAGCTGACCCATGCAGGCCTGTACGAGTGTGAGGCCTCCTACCAACACCTAAAGGCCTCTGTCAAACTGAACGTCACTGTCAGCGCACATGAAAAGCAACCTG tgctTGTTACTCCCAGAATAAGGATTGATACACAGGAAAGACTTGAAGACAGACTCATTGAGTGTCTGGCTGCCGAGGCCGTCCCTGCCGCCAACCTGTCCTGGCTACTTCCTGAGGGTGTGTCCGGGCTCCACTGGTCCAATTTCACGTCCCATAATGGAACACACTCAGTCAGGGCTGTGTTAgtcttgcctgtctgcctacaACAGGAGCTCAGTGTGAAGTGCATGATAGATCATCCAGCCTTCGAGAAGCCAAAAAGCAGACGCATAACACTCCCTGTGTGTG CCCCTGCTAACATCACCATAGATTCCAGTTCAGAATGGGAGGACAGCACAGCATATACACAAGTGCAGTGCAGTGTGGACAGTCCTCACCCTTTGGCCACAGTGTCTTGGAGTGTCGGGAGCCGTGAGACCAGGGCCCTGCATGGGGTCCAGATCCTGCCTGAGGTGCATGCGAGTGGTCGTGTGTCTGTCCAGAGTAGGGTGAGATTCCCTACCGCCATGTTCTCTGGTCAGAATGTAACTTGTGCGGTGGAGCATGCTAGTCTGGAGAGAACTGAGAGGAGACACATACTGGTGCCGGAGCTGG aagGCCCAgtgatgagtgtgtctgtgaggaagcagacacactcctctctctggctAGCAGAATGTGAGTACAGGGGGGAGGGTGTTGGGGTACACCTCTCCTGGGTCCTAGCAAAGAACACCACATGCCaaacctcatcctccctccactcGTACTACGAGGGCCTACAACTGCACACAAGACTGACCTATGAGTTCCCGTTGGCTCTGTATGAGGGACAGGACCTAACCTGTCTCATTCAAAATGAACATGGGCTGAAAGCGAGAAGGACAGCACATGTTCCCATATATG ACATCTCATTTATCAGAGTACTGAATCAGACCACTCCACTTAACAGACCTCACGGAAGGGATTTCATCATACACAGACTAGCTTTGCAGGAGAACGTCCACGGCCAGAGAGTCCTGTTCAGAGTCATTGGCAGTGTGCCCACCTACAACCTCACCTGTCATAG GAGTGATGGCTCAGTGGCCCTGGTGGAGGGTTCAGCCTTGGTGTTTCCTTCtgcggtgacagagagagaaacaggcctGTACACCTGCCAGGCGTCCTTCTACCACCACAAGGCCACGACACTTATTCAGCTGGAGATCAACAGTGAAGACCAAGAGCTTA TGTACCTTGTCATTGTTTGCTTCTCTACGGCCATGGCGGTCACACTCCTCGTCATCGTCACtctctgtgtgttctg CAAAAGCAGTGAAGCACACCAGCCATCACCAAAG AAGCGTGAGTCTCTGGCCGCCCTGACCAGCCTGATGCAGGGTCCCTGCTCTCCTGACCTGAGGAAGCCTGCCGTGGGCTCAGAGGAAGGCCAGCAATATGTCCACTTTTTGAGCTATAATATCATCCTTGATGTTAAGTCCACTGTCTAA